The segment GCCACTTTCCTTGTCAGTAGTTTTTATACTTCTCTTGATTTCATGTTTGAAAATACAagttacactatgaggtgcccctcGTCTTTTCTTTATCCTTGCACAGTTTGAACCATTACACCGTGGGACACAAGAGGCGCTTGCCGACTTACTCAAATTATTTGAGACTTTATTTCTTCGTTTGGAcaattacacttatttttgtttgcttatttttgtGTCTTATTGTTGGTTTTATTATGATTCTTATTTAGTTTTTATAGAAAcatctttttattatatacacatattgttcAATTAGTTATATATTGTTCACACACTTCCTCTTAGATACTCCTGTGGGATTATCATACAAAAATATAATGTTACTGTTTtagttgaagggacagtctactccagaatgtgtttaaaaagataatccctttattacccattactcagttttgcataatcagcacagttatattaatatactttttacctttgtgattaccttgtatctaagcctctgcagactgccctcttatctcagttcctttaacagacttgcattttagccaatcagtgccctctcataagtaactccacgggcataagcacaatattatctatatggcacacatgatctaacgccctctagctgtgaaaaactgtcaaatgcattaagataaggggTGGTCTTCAatggcttagagattagcatatgagcctacctaggtttagcttttaactacgaattgcaagggaacaaagaaaattttataagtgaattggaaaggggtttaaaattgcatgtactatctaattcatgaacttttaattttgactagactgtccctttaaataaaactaatttaatAAGGTAGTTTTTTCCTTCCAATAATgtacatctgaaataataatttaatttatttcaatgatctatctatgcatatctaatgatataaccAAATCGGTAATTTGATATAACCAGAAAAATAATCTGAaacgttattattctaaaaatgacaaccatgatttaaagggactctggacccaaattttttatttcgtgattcagatagagcatgcaattttaagcaactttctactttactcctattaattttttttcgttctcttgctatctttatttgaaaaaggcatctaagcttttttttggttcagtactctggacagcactttttaattggtggatgaatttatccaccaatcagcaaagacaacccaggttgttcaccaaaaatgggccggcatctaaacttacatttttgcatttcaaataaaaataccaagagaataaagaacatttgataataggagtaaattataaagttgcttaaaatgttatgctctatctgaatcacgaaagaaaaaatgtgggtacagtgtccctttaaatagatttaaaATTGGTCTTaccgactagtgatttaaatcgtaacttaaattatgatttacatcaATTTGCTTTCAAtcaaattaatgtccctttaaaacagtgttaaacactaaacaaatgctagataaaatgttgcattcaaagaaaagattagttaaaAATTGtctgcatgttatttttttaaagtttcattagatgtttaaatattaccaaaataagtgtaaggttttagtgtctataaaactattgaagcagccatgttgtaacttaggttaccgtctctgctgtggccaattagggacagttataaataggtaagaACTAAGTAGAGTGCACAGCCAATGgatgtggggaatataacagtgttctgcacttccatttctaacaggaactgaaaatatcacaatttaagaatggaattacaggtaagggggcaaaataaataattgacatacatacattgtatattaccatctcaaagtgtttaatgtccttttaatataacaatgttggttgtgcaacgctggggaatgggtagtaaagggtgtgttatctatctttttaagcaaatttAGATAGAtaggagagtcaaaattaaactttcatgattcagatagagcatgcaatttaaaaaaacaaaaacttaattttcttccattaacaaaatgtgcagtctctatatttacactgagcatgtgcaagaattcacacaatatacatatatgattagctgatggctgtcacatgacgcagtgggagtggaaatacacaactgaaatttgtccgaaaaaaattctattactcatttgaagttcagcctaagtgctaatgcattgtctttatcatgtatttgctgattatgcaaatctactgtagttaCTGCTCCTTTAATAATTTAGCCTTGTATTACCAAGTACATgggtataacttaaagggacaggttttAGTAgctgcaatgcactaatgggagctagcaggTATTAGTGATACTATGCACATgcttctagtcattggctcaccatatgtgtttagctagctcctagtactgcattgctgcttgaTAGCTGACcgtttatagggacatgaaaccccaacaatttctttcatgattgagatagatcataccattttaaacagctttccaattaaattatattttctaatttgcttaattattttagtatcctttgttgaagaaacagcaatgcagatGGTTAAGACcgtaacatgaggcatatgtgcagccattaatcagcagcttGTGAGGCTACttggttatgcttttcaacaatgaataccaatagaacaaaagaagttaaatagaagtaaattggaaagttgtttaaaatggtatgcactcTGAATcattgagagaaaaaaaagtgttttatgtccatttaatcacACTgcaatatgcaagcaatagtgcaaaaaaaaaCGCTTTAGGTGGTTTCCTTTTAATGATGGTCCTtaaactataaaaacataatttatgtaagaacttacctgataaatttctttctttcatattggcaagagtccatgagctagtgacgtatgggatatacattcctaccaggagggacaaagtttcccaaacctcaaaatgcctataaatacacccctcaccacacccacaattcagtttaacaaatagccaagtagtggggtgataaagaaaggagtaaaaagcattaaaaaaaaaaacaaaaaaaaaaaaaaaaaaaaaaaaaacacaactggaaatataattgtgctttataaaaaaaaaatcataaccaccataaaaaagggtaggtctcatggactcttgccaatatgaaagaaaattaatttatcaggtaagttcttacataaattatgttttctttcatgtaattggcaagtgtccatgagttagtgacgtatgggatagaaatacccaagatatggaactccacagaagagtcactagagagggagggattaaaagccATTGTCCCCTGAAAAacttaatccacaaccaaaaaaaaatgtaagttttttctcacagttgaaaaaaaaaaaaaaccaacaactgaattgtgggtgtggtgaggggtgtatttataggcattttggaggtatgggaaactttgccctcctggtaggattgtatatcccatacgtcactagctcatggactcttgccaattacatgaaagaaagttgatTTAGTTCTCGTCTGGTGCATTTATACaatatattttaaccaataaaatTTGTAGCTTTTGCAAAGCaaatttatatttttgtgtttgtgtTGGAAATACAAATTTGCTTAAAAACAAAGTACATAAAACAGCCCTGACAGATCCacgtgtaaataaataaaatacaaacttgtTTGCATGATTCATTTTAATGAAGTGTACAGTGAAATCATTGTTTAACAGGAAAACAATATTCCTACTTCTATTTCAATAGCTAAATAATTAGCATCAGAAGTTAGAATCAGTTCTTTTCAGAACACTGACAGAAAAGATATGGAGATACAGGAAACTTCAGTCACATTGTTTCTAATGAAATGAAGACAATAAAAGATGGTGCATATATGTTTTAAATCGCAGCGCAATAGACAAAGGATGAAAGAGATAAAAGACTAAGAAAAACTGTGCCGTTAAATTCACCCTTATCTATAAGTGCAGCATTCGTTAGTTCCATCTACatcacaaaaaagaaatacattcaaGAAAAAGTGCACTGAGGGAAAAGACAAGTCAGGGAGAAAATAAAATGCCCTAATCTGATAATGTTAGGAGGTAAAACTGCATTAGCTCATAGTCATTGCTTAAATGTTAAaccaatacatttgaataaaatgtTTACCCATAACACCTCTCTCATGAGTAGCTTGCATAAACTACCTGTACCCCTGCAGTTATTGCTTTAAGCTGATAGAGGATACGTCTAGGAGAACAGCACAAAGttcaaaaatgtattgttttaaccTCTAACAGACTAGCAATTCTTACGGTTTTAACTCATTACATATTTCTCTCAGTTTAGAATAATCCGATTTCCATAACTATTTTACAAGTAGTAACATAAGTCATTAATTAAATGTGCTCCATTCCTAAATAATTCATTCTCACTGATTTGGTGCCTTAAATATAGCAAGTGCTAGTATGTTTTTGTGCAAGTACAAATTAAGAAACTTCTTTTATAATGCACCATGACAAATAATGTTGTTGAATGAAGGAGGCAGTTCCCAAGCTTCAGACAACAGTTCTGATACCACAGGAGGGCAGTTGTCTATTGGACAACTATTTTTAGCTGTTCTTTAAAAAAAacgcattaaaaaaatatatatctatagcgcTTGTCAGTTTACGCAATCCTAAAACCTCCTAAGTATGCAGAGCCTTTTAGATATTAAAAATGGCAACACTTCAATGTTAAAATCTCTTTACAACAAGAAAACAAGTAACTGGTTTCCCTATAGGTTTTTCTGTTAAAGGACATGAACAGGAGCAGAGATATCAATTTTGTTTATAGTGACAAATCCCTAGAAccaaaattatttttaatacacTAATAGTAtttaatacaagaaaaaaaaaattctgtataacTAATTTATCTTCAGTCTATAATATTAAACAAAAATTGTTAAGGGTAGAAAAAGTTCACCCTATTTTTAAAGAGGTTTGGGAGATTAACTAACAAATCAACATACAAAACAAAATTCTATTTCTGCAATTGTTGCTAGGGTTCCAactttggccatgttttcctggatagctatgagttacacatgctgcaggaggTGCAGAAGGAACATGAATTGTGCATGTCCCTCcgtgcataccctgcagcatgtgtaactcataactgtccaggatcacatggctgaggtggcaatcctAATAATTGTTGCAATGCTTATATGCCAAatcattttacaattttttttttaacttatttaccAAGAAATAAGTTACATTAGACCACCACATTTGTTAAGAGTATTGTTGTTTGCATCAAATATTTAATAAATGATGTCCAAGACCAGTTGTACCGTCAAAGACTAACGGCAAGTGCATTTGGTAGCTATCATATCTTGGTACTCTTTATAGGCAATTGAATTATCTGGCTCAATAGTTAAAACACTCATTGGTCGGTATTCAGAAGGGACACAAGATGGTCGTGGAATGGAGGAGTCCAGCTTTTCATAGATTATATTTTGAACTATTGTGTGAACTGGAGACCCATACTTATGACCAACAAGGCGAGGACATTCTCCTTTGCAGTAATCTGGGCTATAACGGTGGGGTGCCAGTATCCATTTATCCCAATTCAACTGGCTGAATCGAAGACGGAACCGATGAAGCTCACACTCATTTTGCGGATGCATGAACTGCTTGATGTATTCACTGAAGTTGTAAGTGTGTGGCAAAGCAGTCACCTTCTCCTCATCTGTTCCTTCATATCCATCCTCTCTTCGGTGGCGAAATGCTTGTCGcacttgaagattttttttaaaatggtctacAGTGTTTGAAAGATGCCTTTGATACCAATCAGAATGCTCCATTTTGTCAAGTACATTCTTTCTCTGGTAGgcttttgggctggtatcattcaAATAGAGAAGCAGAGATGGTAGTGACCTGGTTATTCTAAATGGGCCCTCAATTGTAAGATTATAGGGTTTGTTGTTTCTTACACAGGTAATATTAAAGGCTAGATGAATGTGCTGTCTGTTTGAAATAAATGGTTGAAGAAAAGAGGTCACATCGATCTCAACCCACCTCTGTCTGTTGTGTAGCTGGAATTCAAAGGTGTGAGGAGCACGAGGGCAGATTGGGTTATTGAAATTGTAATCCAAGCTCTCCAAAATACAGATGCATGTGATGTTGGAAGATGAAAATTGTCTGCTTACAGAGTAAAGTAAGACTGACTGGAGTAGGTGTTCCAAAGCAGCAACACGATCCACGTTAAAAGACAAATCCAGTGATTTAATTTCATCTGTGGGATAGGGAAAACAAAATTACAATGGTTCTAAAATTTCAGAACAAAAATCATAATAGAGACACTAGTTAGAAACAAATACAGGTCAGTACTATATGATTTAAAGTAAGTGGATTCTTTTAAGATGTCTGCTTGTTTGACAGCAGTTTAACCATAATAGTTCCCCGGCTAGATTAAATATTCTGTCACTGCTCcacagattattaaagggacaggaaacacaattttCCCCatgtttcagacagaacatacaattttaaacaactttccaactgactgtTATAAAAATTGGttcattctctaggtattctttttttaaaaggagcagcaatgccctattgggagctagctgaataggtaagccaatgaaaaaaggaatatatgtgcatccaccaatccgcTAGTTCACAGTAAtagtttgctgctcctgagcctacttaggtatgctttttaccAAAGgtaatcaagaaaacaaagcagattagacaacagaattaaactggaaagttgtttaaaattgtatgctatccaAAATATGAGGTTTAAATGTTCCTGCAAGAAGTTACCaggtttaaaactttttttggttaTGATGCCTTACAAGCACCTGAAGAAAAAGATTTAACACTTAACAGTCAAAAGAgcgagaaagagcgagaaagagcgagaaagagcgagaaagagcgagaaagagcgagaaagagcgagaaagagcgagaaagagcgagaaagagcgagaaagagcgagaaagagcgagaaagagcgagaaagagcgagaaagagcgagaaagagcgagaaagagcgagaaagagcgagaaagagcgagaaagagcgagaaagagcgagaaagagcgagaaagagcgagaaagagcgagaaagagcgagaaagagcgagaaagagcgaGAAAGGGCGAGAAAGGGCGAGAAAGGGCGAGAAAGAGCGAGAAAGGGCGAGAAAGAGCGAGAAAGGGCGAGAAAGGGCGAGAAAGAGCGAGAAAGGGCGAGAAAGAGCGAGCAAGCGAGAAAGAGCGAGCAAGCGAGAAAGAGCGAGCAAGCGAGAAAGAGCGAGAAAGGGCGAGAAAGGCGAGGGNNNNNNNNNNNNNNNNNNNNNNNNNNNNNNNNNNNNNNNNNNNNNNNNNNNNNNNNNNNNNNNNNNNNNNNNNNNNNNNNNNNNNNNNNNNNNGGCACAGATAGATCAAACAATGTTTCATAGACTGCTCCTAGATGGGAGATTGAGACCCCTAGAGGAATTGCAGCAATTGGGAGTTCCTCTCACTTGGTATCATCACAGACAACTTCAACACTACTTAAGCACTACTAAAAAAGCAATTTACATTACAAGACAATTTACACGGTTGGAAACACTCTGTCTACTTCCATCCGCCCCAAGACACTTAATCTCAATTATGTATAACCTGCTGTCTTCTCATAAAGACGTTGGCTTGCCTTCATTTGTTAGAAGGTGGAACACAGAGTTGGATGGGGAACTGACGGATACAGACTGGGATAAAATATTTTACAACCACGCTAAGGCATCTGTCTCCGCCGGGATCCTTGAATCTAACTATAAATATCTGTCTCGTTGGTATTTGACACCAGAAAGAATTAGAAAATTCTATAAGAAATCAGATGGcaagtgttggagggggtgtggtgaaTCTGGCActctgatccacatttggtggacgtgTGACCTGATCCAACCCTTTTGGAATTCTGTCTTAGACACGATTGACTCCAAATTAAATGTCAGGGTGAGCAGAAATCCGAGCTTCTTATTATTCCACGGTCTCCCTAAGCTAGTAGAAAAACCCAAAAAACACCTCTTGTATATAATGCTCAACAGTGCTAAAACCCTAATCCCCAAATACTGGAAAACGACACAAACACCTCAACATTCAGACTGGGAAAATAGGGTGGACAGGTATTTGACTCTGGAGAGATACAGATATATGAGGGATGACAAAATAGAACTACATGAGTACATGAAGGAAATCTGGAAGCCCTTGATCAGATAAAGTCACAAGACATGAAGAAACATCCCCTTCCTCCCTCTTTCCTTCCCCCCCACATACGCTGGGGTTaaccccttcccccctttttttttttttttttttttctctctctctttctatcatcCTTCCTTTTCTCTTTTCACTAACTACTGGCATGCACTGAACCCTATGTCGCATGCCAGACCCTAGCGTACAGGTGCGCACAAAAGCACTTGAGTTGATTATTGTTGTTACTGTTTTTGAGATGCATGTTGCAGAGTTTGGTATACATCGCTACACTCCTCTCTCAGGTTGCAGAGGATAAGACTCAATGGAGTCACGAACTGTTTTCCTTCTAAGATCACGGACATTAGTTATCTAACTTCCTCCTGTAAGCTTTTGTGTAATAATCATCCCCTGGTTTTGCCATCTAAATTCTGATTTAATGGAGTGTACTGCTTTATGATTCTTATGTGATGCTATTACCTTTCTGCCATTGTCATTTCTTGTTATTTTCAATAAAgccttttgaaataaaaaaaaaaaaaaaaaaaaaaaaaaaaaaaaaaaaaaaacaacacataacacTGCAGAAGGATTGCAGGCCACTTCCACTGCAGTATTAAAAAGGTAGTCATCTTTTTAGGAAAGGCTTCAACAACATCACAACTAGGTGGAAATCTGCTTTGGAGATGGGTGGAATGTTGGAGCAGCAAATGTATAAAAGTTCTTACAAAGCTGCTGCAGaatatgcacgctcctgagcatgtttatctgattttcaacaaagaataccaagagaatgaagaaattgtatgctctgaatcatgaaaggaattactggtttcatgtccctttaagcaaagcatGGTTGTATATAGCATAAATATACAGCAATGCTTCTGAGGTAGACCTTCCTTTAATTGAACACCTCTTACTTTTGTGTAAacgttgtgctttgtcccacaaagATATGTCAACACATTGTAGACAATGCAGTAGCAATTACTAGTAACCTATCAATAAGACCAGAGATGGTCAACCGGCTGTCCCTGGGCCACATGCAACCTTCCACATAATAGttttacagctctggaaaaaaaaaaacagaactatgaATTTGTGTCTGTTTTTGTAGCCTGAGGAAGaagaataagaaaagaaaaaaaaaggactaaaGTAAAAGTGTGCTTTGGGGACATCTGGTGGGTGTAAAAACGAGGTGACAATTCTAAAGAGCCCTCTTGGGGGAGGGGACAGCATAAGACAGTGTGTTACATGTTTAGtagctataaatgtatatgtaatcCTTAAGGCTTAGAAAATATTGATCTGTGACCCCATGTGTTAGGCAGTTGACAGACTAATAAGTCTAGCACAGGGATGGCAGTCATTAGTTGCTCCTCTGCCAAGTCTTATACTGGTTCAACTGAATATCCATGTATTTTACCACAGTCACCACCACATACTCAAACCCACTCTTTCCATCTAAAATAATCTTCCAATTTTTCTCCATTATGCCTATATGATCACATCTTCCACAGACTGAACTCTCTACCATACTGTCACATACTCACCTATTCGTAGACACTAGCTTGAAATGTGATAAACAAAAGAGGGACCAATAGCATCACTAGTTctttgcacatgtctgg is part of the Bombina bombina isolate aBomBom1 chromosome 6, aBomBom1.pri, whole genome shotgun sequence genome and harbors:
- the GDF9 gene encoding growth/differentiation factor 9, which translates into the protein MAMTNTLFVCLYYATWLLSFSKGGSGLVYSKEAYNFLPPLIKELSDRPNWKEGTPGPHSVAIKYMKRLYKLSATKEGVPKAHKTLDYNTVRLFTPTTECKPGVKQERKDEIKSLDLSFNVDRVAALEHLLQSVLLYSVSRQFSSSNITCICILESLDYNFNNPICPRAPHTFEFQLHNRQRWVEIDVTSFLQPFISNRQHIHLAFNITCVRNNKPYNLTIEGPFRITRSLPSLLLYLNDTSPKAYQRKNVLDKMEHSDWYQRHLSNTVDHFKKNLQVRQAFRHRREDGYEGTDEEKVTALPHTYNFSEYIKQFMHPQNECELHRFRLRFSQLNWDKWILAPHRYSPDYCKGECPRLVGHKYGSPVHTIVQNIIYEKLDSSIPRPSCVPSEYRPMSVLTIEPDNSIAYKEYQDMIATKCTCR